In Marinobacter antarcticus, one genomic interval encodes:
- a CDS encoding HD domain-containing protein, whose translation MRRAVNDLLGAYDKLIMDPVHGAIPLYRHEIQVIDHPLFQRLRNICQNDILSLVFPGATHSRFLHSIGVMHVGSRMFRSMIDAYLRERQLSEQTDLSLKQLDAIDYLAKTIRLGCLLHDSGHSSFSHQFTQARRIRELMSRPGRFADLWEGVDYSAYHSAEPEELEHEHYSVRVAHDVLSAVDLEGAGLHARDVIGIMETTDVAPSETFCRHARTFWGFIAGEDAEAESLISENIPRLVLNLLSSIVSGEIDADRADYMLRDGFHSSVTIGGFNLDHLLSNLRFGWDESEPWLGLAITQKGLGALEDFVYSRYQMYRKVYAHKTALGFDWLLREAINEVLEDPESFEWIDTCLSNMRYFAELTDNFFWEAFRKVARQRPRSFSFCIVNRVKLNHLDTREDLSVSGIASHSAWLAEAMELNPAHVVTCSMRARFSNIQDNFNGIKVLIRDPVNRTRSLKKITDVSAFFSKFSDGTITHFYTRPDITKNTGPGTIS comes from the coding sequence ATGAGACGAGCGGTAAATGACCTATTAGGTGCTTATGACAAGCTGATCATGGATCCGGTTCACGGGGCAATTCCGCTATACCGACATGAAATTCAGGTGATTGACCATCCTCTTTTCCAGCGGCTGCGCAACATCTGCCAGAACGATATTCTCAGTTTGGTCTTCCCGGGTGCGACCCACTCCCGCTTCCTGCACAGTATTGGCGTCATGCATGTGGGCTCACGCATGTTCCGCTCAATGATTGACGCCTATCTCCGGGAACGCCAGCTCAGCGAGCAGACCGATCTCAGCCTCAAACAACTTGATGCTATTGATTATCTGGCCAAGACCATTCGCCTTGGGTGCCTGCTTCACGACAGCGGACATTCCAGTTTCTCTCACCAGTTTACCCAGGCACGGCGTATTCGTGAGTTGATGTCTCGGCCCGGCCGGTTTGCGGATTTGTGGGAAGGGGTGGATTATTCTGCCTACCACAGCGCAGAGCCCGAAGAACTCGAGCATGAGCACTATTCAGTAAGGGTTGCCCACGATGTTCTGTCGGCGGTCGATCTGGAAGGCGCTGGCCTGCACGCGCGGGATGTCATTGGTATTATGGAGACCACAGACGTTGCGCCCAGCGAAACATTCTGCCGCCATGCCCGCACATTCTGGGGGTTTATTGCCGGTGAAGACGCAGAGGCGGAATCACTGATCAGCGAGAATATTCCGCGGTTGGTGCTGAACCTGCTTTCCTCCATCGTCTCCGGAGAAATTGATGCCGATCGCGCCGATTATATGTTGCGTGACGGATTCCACTCTTCCGTGACGATTGGAGGGTTCAACCTTGACCATCTTCTCAGCAACCTGCGCTTCGGTTGGGATGAGTCCGAGCCCTGGCTGGGGCTGGCGATTACCCAAAAAGGTTTGGGGGCGCTGGAGGATTTTGTTTACAGCCGCTATCAGATGTATCGCAAGGTATATGCACACAAGACGGCCCTGGGTTTTGACTGGCTCTTGCGAGAAGCCATAAACGAAGTTCTGGAGGACCCGGAGAGTTTTGAATGGATAGACACTTGCCTGAGCAATATGCGCTATTTTGCCGAGCTAACGGACAACTTTTTCTGGGAAGCGTTCCGGAAGGTCGCCCGCCAGCGCCCGAGGAGCTTTTCTTTTTGCATTGTCAACCGGGTGAAGCTGAACCACCTGGATACCCGGGAAGACCTTTCAGTCAGCGGTATTGCCAGCCACAGTGCCTGGCTGGCCGAGGCCATGGAGCTGAACCCGGCCCACGTTGTCACCTGTTCCATGCGAGCACGCTTCTCCAATATTCAGGATAATTTCAACGGCATCAAGGTGCTGATTCGGGATCCGGTTAACCGCACGC